From Paenibacillus physcomitrellae, the proteins below share one genomic window:
- a CDS encoding GlcG/HbpS family heme-binding protein produces the protein MFKLTLELAKQLLEAAEQKARQMKLACDIAIVDEGANLVAFHRMDNARIGDIEVAQSKAWTSAALKMPTEQLAKLAAPGGEAFGINSINQGKITILGGGIPFVVEDRMIGAIGVSGGVSAQDIEVAKSAVQAFENLKLSGSPPPVRARIGSNAADWTFP, from the coding sequence TTGTTTAAACTTACGCTGGAGCTTGCCAAACAGCTGCTTGAGGCTGCAGAACAGAAAGCCCGCCAGATGAAGCTGGCCTGCGACATCGCTATCGTGGATGAAGGAGCTAATCTAGTCGCTTTCCACCGCATGGACAATGCCAGAATCGGCGATATCGAAGTGGCTCAGAGCAAGGCCTGGACCAGCGCCGCCCTAAAAATGCCAACAGAACAGCTCGCCAAGCTCGCTGCTCCCGGGGGTGAAGCTTTTGGAATTAATAGCATTAATCAAGGTAAAATTACGATTTTGGGCGGAGGCATCCCTTTTGTGGTGGAAGACAGAATGATCGGAGCAATTGGCGTAAGCGGAGGAGTCAGCGCGCAGGACATCGAAGTCGCCAAATCAGCCGTTCAAGCCTTTGAGAACCTGAAGCTGAGCGGCTCCCCTCCTCCTGTCCGTGCACGAATTGGGTCAAATGCGGCTGACTGGACTTTCCCCTGA
- a CDS encoding SDR family oxidoreductase gives MSYPKYPYMGWTTQCRSVPVVFPAQHQDRHPGFEYIMTPRPISDNPAYSGSGRLTNKIALITGGDSGIGRAAAIAFAKEGADIAIVYLDEHQDAAETQQMINKLGRQCLTLAADLRHENNCYAVVEKTVQTFGKLDILVNNHGVQFHQPSILQISREQLLNTFHTNIISFFDMTKAALPHLRAGSSIINTTSDTAFSGMANMIDYTATKGAIVSFTRSLALSLADQGIRVNAVAPGPTWTPLIPSAFTAEEVTTFGTEVPLGRPGQPFELAPVYVLLASDDASYTSGQIYFANGGSVVT, from the coding sequence ATGAGTTATCCCAAATATCCTTACATGGGCTGGACAACGCAGTGCCGCAGCGTCCCGGTTGTTTTCCCAGCGCAGCATCAAGACCGCCATCCCGGCTTTGAATATATCATGACCCCCCGCCCGATCTCCGATAATCCGGCATACTCCGGCAGCGGCAGATTAACCAACAAAATCGCGCTGATTACCGGCGGAGACAGCGGGATCGGCCGCGCCGCCGCCATAGCTTTCGCCAAGGAAGGCGCCGATATCGCCATCGTTTACCTCGACGAACATCAGGATGCGGCTGAAACCCAGCAAATGATTAACAAGCTTGGCCGCCAATGTTTGACCCTTGCCGCCGATTTGAGGCACGAGAACAACTGTTATGCTGTAGTAGAGAAAACCGTCCAAACCTTCGGCAAGCTGGACATTCTGGTCAACAATCACGGGGTGCAGTTCCATCAGCCCAGCATTTTGCAGATTTCCCGAGAACAGCTGCTGAATACCTTCCATACCAATATTATTTCATTTTTTGACATGACGAAAGCTGCGCTGCCCCATCTGCGTGCAGGAAGCTCGATTATTAACACCACCTCGGATACTGCCTTCTCCGGAATGGCTAACATGATCGATTACACCGCCACCAAAGGTGCCATTGTATCCTTTACCCGTTCATTGGCCCTCTCCCTGGCCGATCAAGGCATTCGCGTCAACGCTGTGGCACCCGGGCCGACTTGGACGCCATTAATCCCGTCCGCCTTCACTGCGGAAGAAGTCACCACCTTTGGAACCGAGGTTCCGCTCGGACGGCCCGGCCAGCCGTTTGAACTGGCTCCCGTATATGTGCTGCTCGCCTCGGACGATGCTTCGTATACGTCAGGGCAGATTTATTTTGCTAATGGAGGGTCCGTTGTTACCTGA
- the ybaK gene encoding Cys-tRNA(Pro) deacylase has protein sequence MAESKTNAMRLLDKSQIPYETLNYDHEDGQIHGTAVAEKIGRPQESVFKTLVAHQSGQISQICVFVIPVAEELDLKKAAKAAGAKKIEMLPVKDLLKWTGYIRGGCSPVGMKKLYPTFIDASAEGLKIIAVSAGRIGTQMELNPQQLAEQVKAVFFPLTKEA, from the coding sequence ATGGCGGAAAGCAAAACCAATGCAATGCGATTGCTCGATAAATCTCAAATTCCATACGAAACCTTGAATTACGATCACGAGGACGGGCAGATTCACGGCACGGCTGTTGCGGAGAAAATCGGCAGACCACAGGAGTCCGTCTTTAAAACGCTGGTGGCCCACCAAAGCGGCCAAATTAGTCAAATCTGCGTGTTTGTTATCCCGGTGGCGGAGGAACTCGATTTGAAGAAAGCAGCCAAAGCGGCCGGCGCCAAAAAGATAGAGATGCTGCCCGTGAAGGACCTGCTCAAATGGACGGGATATATCCGCGGCGGCTGTTCTCCTGTCGGCATGAAAAAGCTGTATCCCACCTTTATAGATGCCAGCGCCGAAGGGCTGAAGATCATCGCGGTCAGCGCGGGCAGAATAGGTACACAAATGGAGCTGAACCCGCAGCAGCTGGCGGAACAGGTGAAAGCCGTCTTTTTCCCGCTGACTAAAGAAGCCTGA
- a CDS encoding MFS transporter yields the protein MSQALVQQEQANERAAFLKVVTILGLSSVLILSLMYITIPLVPIWADHYKVAQSVAVWTGSAFGFAYALGNIFWGTLSDRFQRIKILYTGLFLLTGATILVGLSPSIGALIALRGLQGLIAASFPAVAIAYVGDVLAPHYRALAISFISCGFLLAGILGQVYATALQASLGWRSAFWILAAVYFIIALFMMKLPKGAVQGTTKASLFQVYAQMLRLFSNGRLLIAWLAAVSILLSFVGMYSALSSFVTEQFHGDSSTLTWIRVAGIPSILLSIGAGSLIKRIGPKKVTVYSLLLAGIGLILEAFSGSLPMLVVASAVFVLGIASAVPGIIVMVGQLGSQARGSATAVYAFFVFVGASMGPILATQLIGYGAKTVFLVLGGIVFLAAVVISIAIRLERA from the coding sequence GTGAGTCAAGCTTTAGTTCAGCAAGAACAAGCAAACGAACGGGCGGCTTTTCTTAAGGTGGTAACCATACTAGGATTAAGTTCGGTTCTTATCCTTTCGCTCATGTATATAACCATTCCGCTTGTTCCTATATGGGCCGACCATTATAAAGTAGCCCAAAGCGTTGCCGTCTGGACGGGCAGTGCCTTTGGATTCGCTTATGCACTGGGGAATATCTTTTGGGGGACTCTCTCGGACAGATTTCAGCGTATAAAAATTCTTTACACAGGGTTGTTTTTGCTTACCGGAGCCACGATCCTCGTCGGTTTAAGCCCCTCTATCGGAGCTTTAATTGCTTTACGGGGCCTGCAAGGACTGATTGCCGCTTCTTTCCCTGCCGTTGCGATTGCTTATGTAGGTGATGTTCTTGCTCCGCACTACCGGGCGCTTGCCATTTCATTCATCAGCTGCGGCTTTCTGCTGGCCGGGATCTTGGGGCAGGTTTATGCCACAGCGCTTCAGGCATCTCTCGGCTGGCGGAGCGCATTTTGGATTCTGGCCGCCGTATATTTCATTATTGCCTTATTCATGATGAAGCTGCCTAAAGGGGCTGTCCAGGGGACAACAAAAGCTTCTCTGTTTCAAGTTTATGCGCAGATGCTGCGGTTGTTTAGTAACGGAAGACTGCTGATTGCCTGGCTTGCTGCCGTTTCCATTCTGCTCAGCTTTGTCGGTATGTACTCGGCCCTTTCTTCCTTTGTTACGGAACAGTTCCACGGCGATTCGTCAACGTTGACCTGGATCCGTGTTGCGGGAATCCCCAGCATCCTGCTGTCCATCGGAGCGGGGAGCCTGATCAAACGGATAGGTCCGAAAAAGGTGACCGTCTACAGTTTACTGTTAGCCGGGATAGGCCTCATTCTTGAAGCCTTCTCCGGCTCGCTTCCGATGCTTGTTGTAGCAAGCGCGGTCTTTGTCCTCGGCATCGCCTCGGCGGTTCCCGGCATCATTGTCATGGTCGGACAGCTTGGCAGTCAGGCGCGGGGGAGTGCTACTGCCGTATATGCCTTCTTCGTATTCGTTGGAGCCAGTATGGGCCCGATTCTGGCCACTCAACTTATCGGCTACGGCGCGAAAACCGTATTTCTGGTCCTCGGCGGAATTGTTTTTCTGGCCGCTGTAGTGATCTCTATAGCGATTCGGCTTGAACGGGCATAA
- a CDS encoding discoidin domain-containing protein, which produces MFRKAVSVVSSLVMTVGFLAADPGFSHAASISDANSTIFGPNVYVFDPSMPASDIQNTVNSVYAVQESNEFGTQRDALLFKPGSYNINFNVGFNTHVAGLGQNPGDVTINGGLNINADWDNGNATRNFWRAIENLTIAPSNGVTQFAVSQAAPLRRLHIKGELDLFDFDSNWNAGWASGGFLADSIVDGTVVPASQQQWFSRNSQWGSWNNGVWNMVFVGDTNAPSGQFPEPPYTVVDKTPIMREKPYLYIDNASQYRIFVPSLQTNTQGVSWANGSTPGTSLSIDQFYIAKPETATADSINAALAQGKNLLFTPGFFHLNDTIRITNPNTVVLGIGIPTLVPDTGKPAMSVADVDGVKIAGLTFDAGPVNTSSLLEVGPAGSSAGHAANPTSLHDLTFRVGGASNGRTDAGLIINSRDVIGDHFWIWRADHGNGAGWTSNVSKNGLIVNGADVTLYGLFNEHHNEYQTLWNGNDGRLYFYQSEIPYDVPNQEAWMSGGGTVNGYASYKVADSVTSHEAWGLGVYSYFRDAAVKLNSAIEVPNVPGVKIHHATTIWLNGTPGSEITHIVNNTGDRVYGNNPASAMRQTLTEFTGNGSGNSGDGSTNPGGTALDRSGWTAVSDPSSGDAAANLFDGNAATRWSTGVPMASGQSLTIDMKKAYNVSSIKMDSTGSDNDYARGYQVYLSSDGSTWGNPVASGTGSGSVITVSFTAQNARYIKVVQTGTSTSWWSIHELNVFGSAASSSDTPLARNGWTASSAPSSGDLPASLFDGNPSTRWSSGAPMAPGQSLTIDMKTGSSFSKIVMDSAGSNNDYARGYEIYVSNDGTSFGSAIATGTGNGPVITATFSPQNARYIRIVQTGTSTSWWSIHELNVYP; this is translated from the coding sequence ATGTTCAGAAAAGCAGTGTCCGTCGTTTCCAGCTTGGTCATGACGGTGGGATTCCTGGCGGCTGATCCCGGTTTTTCCCATGCAGCGTCGATCAGCGATGCAAACTCCACGATCTTTGGCCCTAATGTCTATGTATTCGACCCTTCTATGCCAGCTTCAGATATTCAAAACACGGTGAACTCTGTGTATGCTGTTCAGGAGTCCAACGAGTTTGGTACCCAGCGTGACGCTCTGTTGTTCAAACCAGGGTCTTACAATATTAATTTTAATGTAGGCTTCAACACCCACGTAGCCGGACTCGGACAAAATCCCGGGGACGTTACGATTAATGGGGGATTAAACATCAATGCGGATTGGGATAACGGCAACGCAACGCGCAATTTCTGGCGCGCCATCGAGAATTTGACCATCGCTCCTTCGAACGGAGTGACTCAATTTGCCGTCTCCCAGGCAGCACCGCTCAGACGGCTGCATATTAAAGGCGAGCTTGATCTGTTTGACTTCGACTCGAACTGGAATGCCGGCTGGGCGAGCGGCGGTTTCCTTGCGGATTCTATCGTGGACGGTACGGTTGTCCCGGCTTCCCAGCAGCAGTGGTTCTCGCGCAACAGCCAATGGGGCTCCTGGAACAACGGGGTTTGGAATATGGTCTTTGTAGGTGACACTAACGCGCCGTCGGGCCAGTTCCCGGAACCTCCGTATACCGTAGTAGACAAAACGCCGATCATGCGGGAGAAACCTTATCTGTATATCGATAACGCCAGCCAATACCGGATATTTGTTCCTTCGCTTCAAACCAACACCCAGGGCGTCAGCTGGGCAAACGGCTCCACCCCGGGCACATCCCTCTCTATTGACCAATTCTATATCGCCAAACCGGAGACGGCTACGGCGGACTCTATTAACGCCGCTCTTGCCCAAGGCAAAAACCTGCTGTTTACACCTGGTTTCTTCCACTTAAACGATACGATCCGCATCACCAATCCGAACACCGTCGTGCTTGGCATCGGTATTCCGACCCTCGTGCCGGACACCGGGAAACCGGCCATGTCGGTAGCGGATGTAGATGGCGTCAAAATCGCCGGATTGACCTTCGATGCCGGTCCGGTCAACACTTCAAGCCTGCTGGAAGTCGGCCCTGCGGGCAGCAGCGCAGGCCATGCCGCCAATCCGACTTCACTGCATGACCTCACCTTCCGGGTCGGCGGTGCTTCCAATGGCCGGACGGATGCCGGACTGATCATCAACAGCCGTGACGTGATCGGCGATCATTTCTGGATCTGGCGTGCCGACCACGGCAACGGAGCCGGCTGGACTAGCAACGTGTCCAAAAACGGTCTGATCGTAAACGGTGCCGATGTCACCCTGTACGGTCTGTTTAATGAGCATCACAACGAATACCAGACGCTATGGAATGGCAACGACGGACGACTATATTTCTATCAATCGGAAATCCCGTACGATGTTCCTAACCAGGAGGCCTGGATGTCAGGCGGCGGAACAGTTAACGGCTATGCCTCCTACAAGGTGGCCGATTCCGTAACAAGCCATGAAGCCTGGGGGCTTGGCGTTTACTCCTACTTCCGGGATGCGGCTGTCAAGCTGAACAGTGCGATTGAAGTGCCTAATGTGCCGGGCGTCAAGATCCATCACGCCACAACGATCTGGCTCAACGGCACGCCTGGCAGCGAAATTACCCACATTGTCAATAATACTGGCGACCGTGTTTATGGGAACAATCCGGCTTCCGCCATGCGGCAGACGCTTACCGAATTTACCGGAAACGGCAGCGGAAATTCGGGGGACGGCAGCACAAATCCGGGAGGAACAGCGCTGGATCGCAGCGGCTGGACAGCCGTCTCTGATCCTTCCAGCGGCGATGCCGCTGCGAATCTGTTCGATGGTAATGCCGCGACCCGCTGGAGCACTGGCGTGCCGATGGCTTCCGGTCAATCCTTGACGATCGACATGAAAAAGGCGTACAACGTGAGTTCGATCAAAATGGACTCGACCGGCAGCGATAACGATTATGCCCGCGGATATCAAGTTTATTTGTCCAGTGACGGCAGCACCTGGGGCAATCCGGTGGCATCAGGAACCGGCAGCGGTTCTGTAATCACCGTCAGCTTTACCGCGCAGAATGCCCGGTACATCAAAGTTGTACAGACCGGTACCAGCACCAGCTGGTGGTCGATCCACGAACTAAATGTATTTGGCTCCGCGGCCAGCTCCTCGGATACGCCGCTTGCCCGCAATGGCTGGACGGCTTCCTCGGCGCCTTCCAGCGGCGACCTGCCGGCCAGCCTGTTTGACGGGAACCCCTCCACTCGCTGGAGCTCAGGCGCGCCGATGGCACCGGGCCAGTCCTTGACCATCGACATGAAGACTGGGAGCAGCTTCAGTAAAATCGTCATGGACTCCGCAGGCAGCAACAACGACTATGCCCGCGGATACGAGATTTACGTATCCAATGACGGCACCAGCTTTGGTAGCGCCATTGCAACCGGCACAGGGAACGGTCCCGTTATAACAGCAACCTTCTCACCGCAAAACGCGAGATACATCCGCATCGTGCAAACCGGTACCAGCACCAGCTGGTGGTCGATTCATGAGCTGAATGTGTATCCTTAA
- the ppk1 gene encoding polyphosphate kinase 1, which translates to MLREINTGKYVNRDLSWVEFNRRVLQEAQDSETPLLERLKFLGIVASNLDEFMAVRVAETMEKIKAGFTQKDFTGYAPSGLYRRLVKRIKQMTAEQYKSYRDLTRSMARKGIVFQEYETLNATQQKALDHYFHEIIFPVLTPMAVDQSRPFPLVHPKFVYLSVLLRKEDAEDAEEGEETFFAIVQVPSNVPRVVPVPLRANSKRKSFILIEELIKHHIHTLFVGYTPLAVHEFRLTRNADLTINEEEAEDLLEEIEKELRRRRRGAPVRLEVQKGIHPDALAELQEEFELEDIYEIDGPLDLSYLIGFADSLEGFSHLKYPPIQPVYPQEFAPHESHFGVLRRQDVLVYHPYESFDAVTDFVQEAAEDPKVMAIKMTLYRVNGDSQLIPALAHAAECGKQVTVVVELKARFDEERNIAWARKLEKAGCHVVYGLVGLKTHAKIILVVRREQQGLRRYVHVGTGNYNASTARMYTDVGLFTSNPVIGDDASELFNEITGFSGPKNLKALRIAPTGLKDELFRLIRREAEHARKGKKARIIAKINSLSNQDMIDELYLASQAGVQIELIVRGVCCLRPGVEGLSENIRVISIVDRFLEHSRIFYFENEGSPEVFLSSADWMTRNLKRRIELMCPVSDPVTKEMVINILKLLLRDNIKARELQASGNYVFVKNEEPPLRSQTEAMNINLWKPQDLTMLT; encoded by the coding sequence ATGTTGAGAGAAATAAACACAGGAAAATATGTAAACCGGGATCTGAGCTGGGTGGAGTTTAACCGCCGGGTGCTGCAGGAGGCCCAGGACAGTGAGACGCCGCTGCTGGAGCGCTTGAAATTCCTTGGTATTGTAGCGAGCAATTTGGACGAGTTTATGGCCGTGCGGGTTGCCGAAACGATGGAGAAGATCAAAGCGGGCTTTACGCAGAAAGATTTCACCGGCTACGCCCCATCCGGCCTGTACCGCAGACTGGTCAAGCGGATCAAGCAGATGACGGCCGAGCAGTACAAAAGCTACCGGGATCTGACACGTTCGATGGCCCGTAAGGGGATCGTCTTTCAGGAATACGAGACGCTTAATGCGACTCAGCAGAAAGCATTGGACCATTACTTCCATGAAATTATCTTTCCCGTATTAACGCCGATGGCGGTAGATCAAAGCCGTCCGTTTCCGCTCGTGCATCCGAAATTCGTCTATTTGTCCGTTTTGCTTCGCAAAGAGGATGCGGAGGATGCGGAGGAGGGGGAAGAGACCTTTTTCGCTATTGTCCAGGTGCCGTCGAATGTGCCTCGGGTCGTTCCCGTACCGCTTCGGGCCAACAGCAAGCGCAAATCCTTTATCCTGATCGAAGAATTGATCAAACATCATATCCATACGCTGTTTGTCGGCTATACGCCCCTTGCCGTTCATGAGTTCCGTTTAACACGGAATGCGGATTTGACGATCAACGAGGAAGAGGCGGAGGATTTGCTGGAGGAGATTGAGAAAGAGCTTCGCCGCCGCAGACGTGGTGCACCTGTCCGGCTTGAAGTTCAGAAAGGCATTCACCCCGATGCGCTCGCCGAACTACAGGAAGAGTTCGAGCTTGAGGATATTTACGAAATCGACGGTCCGCTCGATTTGAGTTACCTGATCGGTTTTGCCGATAGTCTGGAAGGCTTCTCCCATTTGAAATACCCGCCAATTCAGCCGGTGTATCCGCAGGAGTTTGCGCCGCATGAAAGCCATTTTGGAGTGCTGCGCAGGCAGGACGTGCTGGTCTATCATCCCTATGAATCGTTTGATGCGGTGACCGATTTTGTGCAGGAGGCTGCGGAGGATCCGAAGGTCATGGCGATCAAGATGACGCTGTACCGGGTGAACGGCGACTCGCAGCTCATTCCGGCATTGGCGCATGCCGCGGAGTGCGGCAAGCAGGTGACGGTGGTGGTCGAGCTTAAAGCCCGATTTGATGAGGAACGAAACATCGCCTGGGCAAGAAAGCTGGAGAAGGCAGGCTGTCATGTCGTCTACGGTTTGGTCGGCTTGAAGACCCATGCCAAAATCATCCTTGTCGTCCGCCGCGAGCAGCAGGGACTCCGCCGTTATGTACACGTCGGAACTGGCAACTACAATGCCAGCACGGCCAGAATGTATACGGACGTAGGACTGTTTACCTCCAATCCGGTCATCGGTGACGATGCTTCGGAGCTGTTTAATGAAATTACCGGCTTCTCCGGTCCGAAGAATCTCAAGGCTTTGCGCATTGCGCCAACCGGTCTCAAGGACGAGCTGTTCCGGCTGATTCGGCGGGAAGCGGAGCATGCCCGCAAAGGCAAGAAAGCCCGGATTATCGCCAAGATCAACTCCTTATCCAATCAGGACATGATTGATGAGCTTTATCTGGCTTCCCAAGCGGGCGTGCAGATCGAGCTGATCGTCAGGGGCGTGTGCTGCCTGCGTCCCGGCGTGGAGGGGCTGAGCGAGAATATCAGGGTGATCAGTATCGTGGACCGGTTCCTGGAGCACAGCCGGATCTTTTATTTCGAGAATGAAGGCAGTCCAGAGGTGTTCCTGTCCAGCGCAGATTGGATGACACGGAATCTCAAGCGGCGTATCGAGCTGATGTGTCCGGTTTCGGATCCGGTGACGAAGGAAATGGTCATCAACATTCTGAAGCTCCTGCTGCGGGATAACATTAAGGCAAGAGAGCTTCAGGCCAGCGGCAATTATGTATTTGTGAAAAATGAAGAGCCTCCGCTGCGCAGCCAGACGGAGGCGATGAATATTAACCTTTGGAAACCTCAAGATTTGACCATGTTAACTTGA
- a CDS encoding Ppx/GppA phosphatase family protein, with amino-acid sequence MNHNSNMGIIDIGSNSIRLVIYEIEPGGCYRIIYENKYSARLSREVAPDGTIPRSHLDAAVNILNQFKMICRDFRTTHIRAAATAAIRNAANAEEIIGWLEADTGLVIERVSGEREAYYGFLGVLQSMDVQDGMIVDIGGGSTELTLFRNRKLLHSISIPLGAVNGLARFATEEQWDKSQIEALRAEIRQALEPLGWPQSNPGLPLIGLGGTIRTLAKIHQRQTKYSLPAVHHYEMEGKTVDGMAELLPSESSSFRKKLPGLSKDRADLIVPGLLILQTVFHTIQADRYIVSGAGLRDGLFRDWFAPKEPVVADALKTSVQNMLRFGPPAPEASLEATYKDMFKIYKALEHKEPDERDTAVMYTAAMLSDSGILINYYKSSQHAVYRIMYGGIYGLSHREALLSAITADYHPKKRTPQLLEQHADILKSSDTERVHRLGSLLILAKAIRSAPVVEDISVKTANGSLHVQMHCTAEPLVQNNRLEEACKDLEEAWKIKLTWSNLEVSKG; translated from the coding sequence ATGAATCACAACTCTAATATGGGCATCATTGATATCGGGTCTAACTCGATCCGGCTAGTCATCTATGAAATCGAACCTGGCGGCTGCTACCGGATTATCTATGAAAATAAATATTCGGCCCGCTTAAGCCGGGAGGTCGCTCCGGACGGAACCATTCCGCGCAGCCATCTGGATGCGGCCGTAAATATACTGAACCAGTTCAAAATGATTTGCCGCGATTTCCGAACGACACATATCCGCGCTGCCGCTACGGCTGCTATTCGCAATGCTGCGAATGCCGAGGAAATCATCGGCTGGCTTGAAGCCGACACCGGGCTGGTGATCGAGCGGGTGAGCGGTGAACGGGAAGCCTATTACGGCTTTCTGGGCGTGCTTCAGTCCATGGATGTTCAGGATGGTATGATCGTGGATATTGGGGGAGGCAGCACGGAGTTAACTCTGTTCCGGAACAGGAAACTGCTGCACAGCATCTCTATCCCTCTTGGAGCCGTTAACGGGCTCGCCCGCTTTGCGACGGAGGAGCAGTGGGACAAAAGCCAGATCGAAGCGCTCCGGGCAGAAATTAGACAGGCGCTTGAGCCGCTCGGCTGGCCTCAAAGCAATCCCGGCCTTCCGCTGATCGGACTCGGCGGAACAATCCGGACGCTGGCCAAAATACATCAGCGGCAGACGAAATATTCCCTGCCTGCTGTGCATCACTACGAAATGGAAGGGAAAACCGTGGATGGAATGGCCGAGCTGCTGCCCTCTGAATCCTCTTCTTTCCGCAAAAAATTACCCGGCTTGTCCAAGGACCGCGCCGATCTGATCGTGCCAGGCCTGCTGATTCTGCAGACGGTCTTTCATACCATCCAGGCCGATCGTTACATCGTCAGCGGCGCAGGACTGCGCGATGGTTTGTTCCGGGACTGGTTCGCTCCCAAGGAGCCGGTTGTCGCCGATGCACTGAAGACAAGCGTGCAGAACATGCTCCGCTTCGGTCCTCCAGCACCAGAAGCATCGCTTGAGGCAACCTACAAAGACATGTTCAAAATCTACAAAGCTTTGGAGCACAAGGAGCCTGACGAGCGGGACACAGCCGTCATGTATACGGCCGCCATGCTTAGCGATTCCGGCATTCTGATTAACTATTACAAAAGCAGCCAGCATGCCGTATACCGGATCATGTACGGGGGGATTTACGGCCTCTCCCATAGAGAAGCCTTACTTAGTGCGATTACGGCCGACTATCATCCCAAGAAAAGAACACCACAGCTGCTGGAGCAGCATGCCGACATTCTGAAATCCTCCGATACGGAACGGGTTCATCGGCTCGGGTCATTGCTCATTCTCGCGAAAGCCATCCGGTCTGCCCCGGTTGTCGAGGACATTTCCGTTAAGACAGCAAACGGCTCGCTGCACGTGCAGATGCACTGTACCGCTGAGCCGCTTGTTCAGAACAATCGATTGGAAGAAGCCTGCAAGGATCTTGAGGAAGCCTGGAAGATCAAGTTAACATGGTCAAATCTTGAGGTTTCCAAAGGTTAA